Proteins encoded by one window of Canis lupus dingo isolate Sandy chromosome 10, ASM325472v2, whole genome shotgun sequence:
- the ORMDL2 gene encoding ORM1-like protein 2 isoform X2 produces MIRGRRKSRNSKDAAKPYGEVGNSGRRSGQDQRHKRKELRREPGSEVEKPARRTRSKRRKPAGRTQSPERLRQPLPASRYLQLMELHRLRRHLAAPPGRHPRPRPPLPGAPAWPPRATRTNRGGSYSRLTLPTPPISPERTSRSPGRRLPPALSEGGAGEGRALRGPNGGNGGQSRGPVANCQPMGGGSADRVPPIGGGRLGGGGGFLETAGVGADAAPRVGPAGEAAGYVCLLTYSERDTL; encoded by the exons ATGATACGAGGGCGAAGAAAGAGCCGAAATAGCAAAGATGCCGCAAAACCATACGGAGAAGTGGGAAATTCGGGAAGGCGTAGTGGGCAAGACCAGAGgcacaaaagaaaagaactacGGCGGGAGCCAGGAAGCGAAGTGGAAAAGCCGGCAAGGCGGACACGTAGTAAAAGGCGCAAGCCGGCCGGCAGAACGCAGTCCCCAGAACGCCTAAGGCAGCCTCTCCCCGCCTCACGGTACCTTCAGCTTATGGAGCTCCACCGTCTCCGCCGCCATCTTGCCGCCCCTCCAGGCCGCCACCCCCGCCCGCGGCCTCCGCTTCCCGGAGCTCCCGCCTGGCCGCCGCGAGCCACGCGAACCAATCGCGGTGGCTCTTACTCCCGCCTCACACTACCAACCCCTCCCATTAGTCCAGAGCGGACGTCGCGCTCGCCGGGCCGGAGGCTTCCCCCGGCTCTCTCCgaaggcggggcgggggaggggcgggccctGCGCGGTCCGAACGGCGGAAACGGCGGCCAATCGCGCGGCCCCGTCGCAAACTGCCAGCCAATGGGTGGCGGCAGCGCTGACCGCGTTCCACCAATAGGGGGAGGGCGGCTGGGCGGGGGCGGTGGCTTCCTGGAGACCGCAGGTGTGGGAGCGGACGCCGCGCCTCGAGTGGGACCCGCTGGGGAAGCCGCAG GCTATGTATGTCTTCTTACATACAGTGAAAGGGACACCCTTTGA
- the ORMDL2 gene encoding ORM1-like protein 2 isoform X1 has product MELHRLRRHLAAPPGRHPRPRPPLPGAPAWPPRATRTNRGGSYSRLTLPTPPISPERTSRSPGRRLPPALSEGGAGEGRALRGPNGGNGGQSRGPVANCQPMGGGSADRVPPIGGGRLGGGGGFLETAGVGADAAPRVGPAGEAAVKGTPFETPDQGKARLLTHWEQMDYGLQFTSSRKFLSISPIVLYLLASFYTKYDAAHFIINTASLLSVLLPKLPQFHGVRLFGINKY; this is encoded by the exons ATGGAGCTCCACCGTCTCCGCCGCCATCTTGCCGCCCCTCCAGGCCGCCACCCCCGCCCGCGGCCTCCGCTTCCCGGAGCTCCCGCCTGGCCGCCGCGAGCCACGCGAACCAATCGCGGTGGCTCTTACTCCCGCCTCACACTACCAACCCCTCCCATTAGTCCAGAGCGGACGTCGCGCTCGCCGGGCCGGAGGCTTCCCCCGGCTCTCTCCgaaggcggggcgggggaggggcgggccctGCGCGGTCCGAACGGCGGAAACGGCGGCCAATCGCGCGGCCCCGTCGCAAACTGCCAGCCAATGGGTGGCGGCAGCGCTGACCGCGTTCCACCAATAGGGGGAGGGCGGCTGGGCGGGGGCGGTGGCTTCCTGGAGACCGCAGGTGTGGGAGCGGACGCCGCGCCTCGAGTGGGACCCGCTGGGGAAGCCGCAG TGAAAGGGACACCCTTTGAGACCCCTGACCAAGGGAAGGCTCGGCTACTGACACACTGGGAACAGATGGACTACGGGCTCCAATTTACCTCCTCCCGCAAATTCCTCAGCATCTCTCCTATTGTACT CTACCTCCTGGCCAGCTTCTACACCAAGTATGATGCTGCTCACTTCATCATCAACACAGCCTCATTGCTTAGCGTACTGCTGCCTAAGTTACCCCAATTCCATGGGGTTCGTCTCTTTGGCATCAACAAATACTGA
- the ORMDL2 gene encoding ORM1-like protein 2 isoform X3, whose translation MNVGVAHSEVNPNTRVMNSRGIWLAYIILVGLLHVVLLSIPFFSIPVVWTLTNVIHNLAMYVFLHTVKGTPFETPDQGKARLLTHWEQMDYGLQFTSSRKFLSISPIVLYLLASFYTKYDAAHFIINTASLLSVLLPKLPQFHGVRLFGINKY comes from the exons ATGAATGTGGGGGTGGCACACAGCGAAGTAAACCCCAACACTCGCGTGATGAATAGCCGGGGCATCTGGCTGGCCTACATCATCTTGGTAGGACTGCTGCATGTGGTTCTACTCAGCATCCCCTTCTTCAGCATACCTGTTGTCTGGACCCTGACCAACGTCATCCATAACTTG GCTATGTATGTCTTCTTACATACAGTGAAAGGGACACCCTTTGAGACCCCTGACCAAGGGAAGGCTCGGCTACTGACACACTGGGAACAGATGGACTACGGGCTCCAATTTACCTCCTCCCGCAAATTCCTCAGCATCTCTCCTATTGTACT CTACCTCCTGGCCAGCTTCTACACCAAGTATGATGCTGCTCACTTCATCATCAACACAGCCTCATTGCTTAGCGTACTGCTGCCTAAGTTACCCCAATTCCATGGGGTTCGTCTCTTTGGCATCAACAAATACTGA